In a single window of the Campylobacter hyointestinalis subsp. lawsonii genome:
- the lepA gene encoding translation elongation factor 4 has protein sequence MNNIRNFSIIAHIDHGKSTLADRIISECGAVEARVMSAQVMDTMDIEKERGITIKAQSVRLTYKLDGQIYILNLIDTPGHVDFSYEVSRSLASCEGALLVVDASQGVEAQTIANVYIALENNLEIIPVINKIDLPSAEPQRVKDEIEHIIGLDCSEAIEVSAKTGVGIKELIETIIRKIPPPKYDEDKPFKSLIYDSWFDNYLGALALVRVYDGVVKKGDEVYVMGTDKKHTVLDLMYPNPIAPIKTNELKTGEVGIIVLGLKNVSDVSVGDTITLAKNRALEAIGGFEKAKPFVFAGLYPIDTDKFEDLRDALDKLKLNDSSISYEPETSAALGFGFRVGFLGLLHMEVVKERLEREFGLDLIATAPTVTYEVVQTDGISVEIQNPSELPPVNKIEFIKEPYVKATIITPSEFLGNIITLINNRRGVQTKMDYITTTRVLLEYDIPMNEIVMDFYDKLKSATKGYASFDYEPNGYRVGNLVKLDIKVAGEVVDALSIIVPEEKAMSKGRDFVKTMKELVPRQLFEVAIQASIGNKVIARETVKSMGKNVTAKCYGGDITRKRKLLEKQKEGKKRMKAIGKVTLPQEAFLSVLKID, from the coding sequence ATGAACAACATACGAAATTTTAGCATTATAGCGCATATCGACCACGGTAAAAGCACATTAGCAGATCGCATTATCAGTGAATGCGGAGCGGTAGAAGCTAGAGTGATGAGTGCTCAAGTCATGGATACTATGGATATAGAAAAAGAGCGTGGCATCACTATAAAAGCTCAAAGTGTAAGGCTAACTTATAAGCTTGATGGGCAAATTTATATATTAAATTTGATAGATACTCCAGGACACGTGGATTTTAGCTATGAAGTTTCACGCTCACTAGCAAGCTGCGAGGGAGCTTTGCTTGTCGTAGATGCATCTCAAGGCGTAGAGGCTCAGACTATAGCAAATGTTTATATCGCGCTTGAAAATAACCTTGAGATAATTCCAGTTATAAACAAAATAGACCTCCCATCAGCCGAACCGCAAAGAGTTAAAGACGAGATAGAGCATATCATCGGGCTTGATTGCAGTGAGGCTATAGAGGTGAGTGCAAAAACAGGAGTTGGTATAAAAGAGCTGATAGAAACCATAATCCGTAAAATCCCACCGCCAAAATATGATGAAGATAAGCCGTTTAAATCTCTCATTTACGATAGCTGGTTTGATAATTATTTAGGTGCTTTGGCTCTTGTGAGAGTTTATGATGGCGTGGTAAAAAAAGGCGATGAGGTTTATGTCATGGGAACGGATAAAAAGCATACTGTTTTAGATCTAATGTACCCAAATCCGATAGCGCCTATAAAAACAAATGAGCTAAAAACAGGCGAAGTCGGCATCATAGTTTTAGGTCTTAAAAACGTAAGCGATGTAAGTGTTGGTGATACGATAACTTTGGCTAAAAATAGAGCTTTGGAGGCAATAGGCGGATTTGAGAAGGCAAAACCATTTGTTTTTGCCGGACTTTATCCTATAGATACGGATAAATTTGAAGATCTAAGAGACGCTCTGGATAAACTTAAGCTAAATGATAGCTCTATAAGCTATGAGCCTGAGACTTCGGCAGCTCTAGGCTTTGGTTTTCGCGTTGGGTTTTTAGGTCTGCTTCATATGGAAGTGGTAAAAGAGAGACTTGAGCGAGAGTTTGGATTAGATCTGATAGCTACTGCTCCTACTGTGACTTATGAAGTCGTGCAGACTGATGGCATTAGCGTAGAAATTCAAAATCCTAGCGAACTACCTCCGGTAAATAAAATAGAGTTTATAAAAGAGCCTTACGTAAAGGCTACTATCATCACGCCGAGCGAGTTTTTAGGCAATATCATCACTTTGATTAATAACCGTCGCGGGGTTCAAACTAAGATGGATTATATCACCACTACAAGAGTTTTGCTTGAGTATGATATACCGATGAATGAGATAGTTATGGATTTTTATGATAAACTCAAAAGTGCGACAAAAGGCTACGCTAGTTTTGACTACGAACCAAATGGTTATAGGGTTGGAAATTTGGTTAAACTTGATATAAAAGTAGCAGGTGAAGTAGTCGATGCGCTTTCTATCATAGTGCCTGAAGAAAAAGCGATGAGCAAGGGTAGAGATTTTGTAAAAACTATGAAAGAGTTGGTTCCAAGACAGCTTTTTGAAGTTGCTATACAAGCAAGTATAGGAAATAAGGTTATAGCTAGAGAAACGGTAAAATCTATGGGTAAAAACGTGACCGCAAAGTGTTATGGCGGCGATATAACCCGTAAAAGAAAACTTCTTGAAAAACAAAAAGAGGGTAAAAAACGTATGAAAGCCATAGGTAAGGTAACGCTTCCGCAAGAGGCGTTTTTAAGTGTTTTAAAGATAGACTAA
- a CDS encoding restriction endonuclease subunit S — protein MFEKLNLGFKKSKFEKDKDVSKIKNIEFQIPLVNAKDGDNGIMYYGKKQDFDTATMTIDIVNDGAVSTGNVYPQPQETGVLYNAYLIKSKFDISKNLLFFFATTIQKSIKLKFSYELKASWERVKNENIKLPITQNGEIDFDFMESFIAELEAERVRELESYLKASDLSDTTLSSDEYNALNTLNSKTWSEFELGKLFTFKGIKQSKSQKEIPTDQNGIPYIVQSTTNNMCSRYVNKQYLIDTNELPNKGNAIVLGVTLPAISYQPKEFGASQIIEARSDFLNKENGLFFVTAIYKQMYQFSYQNKPGIEIYKNLKIKLPITTTGEIDFDFMESFISGVQKTSIKGVIELKDKIIEQTKKAI, from the coding sequence TTGTTTGAAAAATTAAATCTTGGTTTTAAAAAATCAAAATTTGAAAAAGATAAAGATGTTTCAAAAATAAAAAATATAGAATTCCAAATACCATTAGTTAATGCAAAAGATGGCGACAATGGAATTATGTATTATGGGAAAAAACAAGATTTTGATACGGCTACAATGACAATAGATATTGTTAATGATGGTGCGGTTTCAACTGGCAATGTTTATCCACAGCCACAAGAAACAGGGGTTCTATATAACGCATATTTAATAAAATCAAAATTTGATATTTCAAAAAATCTTTTATTCTTTTTTGCTACGACAATACAAAAATCTATAAAATTAAAATTTTCTTATGAACTAAAAGCAAGTTGGGAACGGGTAAAAAATGAAAATATTAAACTACCAATAACCCAAAACGGCGAAATAGATTTTGATTTTATGGAGAGTTTTATAGCGGAGCTAGAAGCGGAGCGTGTGCGTGAGCTAGAATCGTATCTAAAAGCCTCTGATCTAAGTGATACTACTTTAAGCTCTGATGAATACAACGCTTTAAACACTTTAAATTCTAAAACTTGGAGCGAATTTGAGTTAGGAAAATTATTTACTTTTAAAGGAATAAAACAATCAAAGTCTCAAAAAGAAATTCCAACAGATCAAAACGGAATTCCATACATTGTTCAATCAACAACAAATAATATGTGTAGTAGATATGTAAATAAACAATATTTAATAGATACAAATGAACTACCAAATAAAGGAAATGCTATTGTGCTTGGTGTTACTTTGCCAGCAATTTCATATCAACCCAAAGAATTTGGCGCAAGTCAAATTATAGAAGCTAGGTCAGATTTTTTAAATAAAGAAAACGGCTTATTTTTTGTAACAGCTATTTATAAACAAATGTATCAATTTTCTTATCAAAATAAACCTGGGATAGAAATATATAAAAATCTAAAAATTAAACTACCCATAACCACCACCGGCGAAATAGATTTTGATTTTATGGAGAGTTTTATCAGTGGGGTGCAAAAGACCAGCATAAAAGGTGTGATAGAGCTAAAAGATAAAATTATAGAGCAGACTAAAAAAGCAATCTAA